aaacaaaaagtgttgCTCGAGTGCGACCTGTTTTAGCGACCTGTTATTTGTACAAGGATTTACATGGTGTTTATATGCGTTCCTACTAGATGAAATTGACTTCTACTATCTGataatgattattttgttttaatattatataatactagGATGTCGGTCCGTGCGTTATAGCACAGGaaagtgaaaattttaaataactaactttgttaatttcacatttcgagagaaaattttatggtaatgttttaactatataaaagttataaataatgactaagatgatttttttatcgGATCTCCCCGAAGGGACTAATGACTAAGATGAATTTACcaaattagttatataaaatatttgttatatatataaaaatgaaaaatctatttagtgacaataagagaataatgttaaaaatatataaatctaggTTGATttagataatcaattttgaaaaatattcacataaaataagttttaaattattattttattgaaatttataaaaaaaaaaaaaaagagaatcagggagaaagagctcatagctgcaaccaaccaaattaactaaaaagataaatctttgaaaaattagaaatcacaattaattacctaaaCTAATACTTGAAAGAGATTATCAATACGGGTTAGATGGAAAACgagaccaaacaaaagttagatgaatgaatcaataaataaaacaatccaaatttttgcaaagatgagtgaatcaatgttgcttaataaattgaaagaaaataatactcagaatttttaaatttggaggtgttaaacaatactcaaataacaaaaactcttttcaaggtccataaatatatatatatataaacaagggAGATTCTAAAAAATAGCAccaaagtaagttttttttccaaacttagcacaacatctctaaaattccaaaaatagcaccaattaatctttcaaaattaagtcctaaattcaaaatactaaaccctactcttcaaaactataccctaaatgtgaaattgagaacccaaacctaagaaaaaaaattctaaaaattaattttaaatactttaatgtgttaaataatgctatttttgaaaatttatggaatgtgtgctatagttgtccataaaacttgtttaagtgctattttagggtatttctctataaacaaagaggtgtgaaacaaaaatatgcgaaaactaacaaatgtgaacattgaaagctgggagcacgacgaagaaacacaattgttggatccaaatattgcaacttttaagatcattaacgaatctaaacagttagatgagataataaaaacaatctcatctgttatatttaaattgacccctaaaagtgagtttgctataatatataaacatataaatcaatgatttatttattaacttgtaagtttaaaaaatactcagaaaacaataaattcgaaACTTATTTTTTGTATTCCATGAAAAGTTGGGGGtggaacaaagaaacaaaattgttaGATCGAGTCTTTGCAACTTtggagatcattaacaaagggtaaaatcattaataatacttaaagaaaaaaaaaactctttttagaatccataaaaatctttatatatatataaaaacaaagagtgtgaaaacaaagatgtgtgaaacaaaaaagtgtgaaacaaaaaggtgcgaaaactaaaaattttgattgttttatttattgattcattcatctaacttttgtttggtgtcattTTCCATCTAACTCGTATTTATCATGTctttcaagtattaatttaggtaattaattgtgatttctaatttttagatttatctttttagtcaatttggttggttgcagcTATGAGCTCTTTTTCCctgattcttttattatttttttataaatttcgataaaataataatttaaaatttattttatgtgaatattttttaaaattgattatctgaatcaacttagatttatatatctttaacattattctcttattgtcactaaatcgatttttcattttaatatatataacaaatattttatttaactaatttggttaattcatcttagtcattatttataattttttatattatacagttaaaatatttcataaaattttcactcgaaatgtgaaattaacaatgttagtcatttaaagtttttattttcccGTGCGGTAACACACGGGCCGATAtcctagtaataataaaataaaagtctcaacttttaaaagtttttttgtatatacaaCCAAAATTTTTACAGCCaaatttttataatcaaaatctcTACAACCACAAATAACAGTCGATCGGGACATAGACCGGAAAcaatcaaaagagaaacaaagaaatcattataatatacataatatactaTTTTCAGGACTAAATAAAAAAACGTCCTTAAGTAAAATTTCAGAACAAAATTGGTGTTGATGAGACATGATATTGGTAGTACTACCTGATGACTTAATAAAGAAGTTGTCTCAACATAGATGGCACTTCATAACTTAATAAAGTAGTTGTATTTGGTTAGAAGTCTTTTTGATTGAGTCTCTGTGTAAGATGTTACAGGCACGAACTGGATCGCCATCTATGTCAGAAAACGAAGTGAACTAACCCAAAACATATTCGAATATTGAGGCGTggagaaagaaccaaaaaatttgattcaatTCAATGTATGTTTGAGTTTGAGCCTTTAATCAAGAAGTGAAATACTCACATTCGTAGTCAAAATATATTTAGCTAAAACTTTTCTTACGGATGAACGAGATGACAGATTAAACTTGCAATGCTTAAATGAAATTTCTAAATACGGTCTATACCGAGAGTGATCATTCTAGACAATCTTCGTAGGCGACCGAAGTCTACATCTTTCAGCAGCAACCTAACGTCTTGTGACTCCAACTCTTCCTCTACCTTGAAGAATCTACGGTGAACTTCCTTGAGTAATTTTAAAACGTTGGCCAATCCACCGTTGTTTTCACTCTCGTCTGTTTTTTCCTCGGAGTGATGCTTTGACAATCGGCTTTCGAACCTAAAGTACTTGTATCTGCCAATCAACACTAGGTTACTCTTGTGATTAGGCCATGCTTTACGCGTGTCATCCACAATCACCACTCCACGTTCATCGgccaaaaccaaatcaagagTCTTCGCATGAGGACTCTCGTTTCTTGTTATCACTCTATGCCCAAAATAAAGTTTCTTCGGATCAATCAGCTTCAAAATGGCTTTAGCGTATCTGCGAGTACCCTTTGTGTAAACATACATCGTGAACAGCTCGTTGGCTTCTTTCAAGAAGTCGCCAACAAAAGGCCGTAGCTTCAGCAAGTATTCGATGGTTATGGCCGGTATGGGATCTCCTCTGACCTTCATCTTCCACAGATCTTCTCTTGTAGTTGAACCCGCTTCTTCGATGAGATACTTCTCTGCTTCGGAGAGACATCGAACCCTAACGGAGTGAATAAGCGTGTGGTCCAAGTCAAGAACAAGGTGAAGCTTCTTCATGTTGAGACAAGAGAAGTTCGTTGTGAGACGCTTTGTTAACGCTAAAGCCTCTTGGCTTAGCTGTAAACCGTCGAAATGATAGTCGAGTGCTCGGCCTTGGCTATTTTTGTCTACCTTTGATCTGCAGACGGTGCAGACTCCATGACGAATGTACCAGTGACCACAGTTATCAGGAGACAACAATGAAAACGAGGGTTCTTTCTTCTGCCTTTTGGATTCTGGTCGTTCCGATGAAAGATCTTTATCTACCGACATGATTTTATCTGATCTTTGAAATGAATCCTTTTGAGAACTGATCCGAGATCTTGGAGCGaagttaacaacaacaacaaaaaaaaaccctaatttgatgAGAAACCTGGTCAGAAGAGAGACCGAGATAGTAGTGTAACAGAAACTCAGATctcccctcttttttttttttttgatatcacTGAGATCTCACTTGTCACGTATTTTACtagctttgtttaaaaaataaaatcctaaatctgtatatctttttttttgtttttttgctaaacCTTCGTTTTATTGGCTTATCTACTTGATAAGTCCATTTGTGGCAAATTCGTAAATACACTGCCATACACAATTTATACAAATGGACGTTGATAAGATATTGTAACTTGTTACTAAAAACGTTACGAAATTAACTCAAAGtctaaaaccaacaaaaaaatagataccAAAATCGTGACGTAATTAATATTTCTGCTACTTTCCCCAGTCCGGTTTGGTTAGACTTATCATccactaaaccaaattaaattttacatgAAAATTCTAGTACCTTGTGGCCTAACTGGAAACAAtcaacagagaaacaaaaaagtaacaTTGTCTTTTCAGAACaaatgttgttgatgatgagacaTGATGTTACTACGTTGATGACTTAACAAAGAAGTTGTCTCAACATGTTTCAATAGAATCCTATAAATCTTGTTTCTTACCCTACGACAAGCCTCTGTTTCAGACtctgtcatcatcatcatcaccacttcctcttcttcttcttcttcttcttctttgtctccttTAACAATGGCGTCTAACCAATCACTCACTCGTTTTATCTGATACATTGTTTCCCCTACTTGTTGACTGCTCATCTCTCTCCACTTTGTTCCATTACTAATCTCATCTAAATACTTCTCGACTCGGCTTAGATACcaacttcttccttcttccctaAGCCAGTTTCTGAGTTCGCTTGATGCTCTTCCTAACCTCTCCTTTCTCTGTCCCAATTCCGAGTCAATTTCGCTTGTGTTACCTTCACGGTCTTCGATTTCTTGAGAAATTAGGGTAAGAGCCTTTCTCCCGGGGCTCTGTGTAGGCTTACTTGCAGATAAAGAAACCAGTTTGAGATCGGTAGCCAATGCTGATTTGATCCACTGAGTCGCCTTTTCGCGTCTCTCATCCCCTGTTTTCACTATGTTGGAATTGCAATGCTCTGTTTCTTCAGTTGATAGTGATTGAATGATGAGCCTGCTCTTGCTTAACTCATCTTGGAAACTCAAGAATTCTCCAATTCGTAGctcttgattttgatgatgttgGTTTCTCTTGTCCGAAAGCTCCGAGTATGACCTATAACATTTCAGTTAGAAAATTTCTTGAGCAAGAAGATACAATTAGTTGTGTTGTGTCTCAATTAAAGTTTATGTACCTTAGACATTTGAGCAATCTTTCAGCAGCTGAAGCCTCTAACAAAGCTTGGGATGCAGCTCGAATAGCCGTATCTCTCTGTCTCAGAACGTCCTGCCAAATTCGTGAATGAACTCCCTTTTCAAACAGATAAATCACACATGTTTATGATTTGATCAAAAGCTATTATTAGTATTACTTACCTTTCCGAGATTTACAACTTTTGGAGGAAGTGAATTCCAGAGGATCTCTGTCTCCGTCCAGCTTCTTTTCCTCGATATCGAATCAGAGGATTCAAGGGTTTTGCTTTTAGGTGGAAGAAGGTTCTTACTCCTATTACTTCCATTTCCACAGCTTAAACTTTTAGCCCATCTTGGAGATGGTGAAACTacaccatctcttcttcttgttctactACTACTTGACTTCTCCTCTATCCCTCCATAACTTCGGACAGAAGCAGAAGGCGAAGCCTGAAAAtttattgaaagaaaaacaaatgtcaGAATTTGTCTAAGGAGATGTGATTGCAAAAAGTCATTTTCTGTAAAACTTACAGCAATAGAACTTCGAGCTCTTGAAACATGTTTACTGTCATGATCATGAGTCTTAATCATGGATGGATCTAAtgactctcttctctttctattATCACTCAAACCTATCCAGCTTCTTCTCCTAGCTACAGAAGATAAAGACGAAGAGCAACTCGAAACCATTGACTCTGTATCATCTATTTCTTCCATTACACTCGAAAGGTTTTTCGATAACCCTAAATCCGTAAAATTTAACTCAGAGACGCTTGAGTTATTCCATCTCGTTCTTCTTGGCCTCTTCACTTGTTGATCGTAGCTTTGCTCAATATCCGATATACCGCCACAGAACTTTTCGATCCTTTCTTTAGGGATTAGATCGATTGGATCACCGATGCAAACCCTTCGACCTGGAGTTGGTCTAATGCCTTTGATCATAGGAACCGGATAAGCAAACTCAAGCTTCTCGACGAATATCAATTGACCGATTTGTAACTTGTCGTAGAGAACAAGATCGTTCTCTTCTCGAGGCAATGAGACATACATTGAATGTGTTGAATCTGAAATTCTCAAGAAGAAACCTTTGTTTGGCCATAACCCTCCAGCTGCTAACACAGGGATTATGCTTCTTATCTGCAGCAAAACCGGTCTGTGATCGACGTCTCTTCGCACTTTCCCGACTCCCATTTCTTCTAGAAGCTTGAAAAGAACCCCTGATCTTAATTCTGCCATTGCTTGTAATTGTATGAGAAGAAACACAAAGAGGCAAGAACAGAGAAGGCGACGTTTCTCAATCTGTTGCATGCATACAGACAAGAACAAAGATTGGTGGAATCTAATGTGTTTATGTTTTGATTCTTCTCAAAATGGAGTAAAAGGGTTTTTGGGAAATCCTTAACTGCTTTTCTTCTGATCAAAAGCCCTAATGTGGATACTTCTTCCTTGACTGCCAAGCAATCAACAGCATTTTTTTGTTCCTGTTTATTATTAAGTTGTTTTGACAGTTCACTTTACTATTATTGGCCATTCTTGTTAAGTCAAATTAAGGAAAAACACAATTGATTTTTTGTATTGGATTAATATAgtaaattagaaagaaaaaataaattaatttcattgataatcatatttattacaaatttaaataacaGAAATATAAAATCAGAATTGTAAATGTTTCTTTCTTACATAAAATCAACAACTCCATGCAAGTTAAGTCTTTGTTGCTATATCTTGAGAAGAGGAATCTTTATTCACAAATTTTTGACCAAAACCTGAAGATCTCTGATCAAACATATCCATTACAACAGGTGGATTGTACTCTGATCTAGTTCGACGGTGAGAAGATCCATGTACTGAagaagatccttcaccttcttGTCCCATCATTAATGGTCGATAGCTTCGGCTCGATCCTACAGACATGGATCGATACATCTGATGATCACGGTTATGGTCTTTCTTGATAGCATGAATCAGATATGGAATTAACCCCTccatgaaaattatatttttctgcAATACAAAACATATCTTATAGAAACCTACTATTTATATAATGTGGCATAAAAGAAGACAAgttaaatttttctttgtattatgTTGACTACTATATATCTCGGTTCAAATATTTGGATAAGAATTGACCCTGTTTGTGGCATTAtaccaattttttatttaggtTTTGGTCATAATTCATGATAGCATTACAGTATTGACTTTTGACAATAACAACTTTAGTAGAATCTGTGGGCTCTGTTGTTTTTTAGATAGAAACCGTTGAATCTCCCGCCAATCTAACGTTGAGATGATGATAGATTTGTTGATCACTGTTAGAACCGATAACAAGCGTGTGGTGCCCTGTGACTAGTTTCCTTTTACCGTTAGTATCCACAAGGCTAAGTTCTTTGCAGACATCAAACTCAATGGTAACTTTCTCTGTCATGCTTCTCCCAACTTCTACTCTCTCAAACCCTATCAGTTGCGTCTGTGGCACGCCACCACCCACCAAAGACTTTGAACACTTAGGTGGTTTCCAGAACATGAGCACCACATGGCTTCCAGACCGTAGCCCGTGGTTCTTGACCCCGATAACGATTCGGATCTTGAGATCGTGGCAGTTTACGGTGGAGATGTCGACAGATGTTGTCTTGTTTAGTTTCAAGATTGGATTGGTTTTGATGTGTATGAACGATGGAGCTGAGAGAACGAAAGTAGAGAAAGAAGAGTAGCTAAGtccgtatccgaaattgtaaaTCGGATTCCCTGTGTAGAATCTGTAAGATCTTCCAGGGAAACCGGAGGTTGAGTTAGGTCTCATGTTCATGTCTGTCATCGCAACCTTATCTGCAAACTCTTGTGAGTACCATGTCTCTGGTAGTCTCCCAGCTGatgcaacaacaaacacaaataaGTACGTAAGTAATGGTGTCTaggttttaattaattagggtttagggttttaataAGAGGCTTACAAGGATTGTAGTCACCAAAGATGACTTGAGCTATAGCGTCTCCTCCAGCTTGACCAGGGTACCCAACCCATAATACCGCGCTAATCTTGCTCAGATTCTTGACGAAGGAGATATCTATAGGTCCAGCAGACATTATGACCAAAACAACTGTTTTCTTTGCTGCATTAGCCACATCTCTCACCAGCTTTTCCTGATAACCCGGAAGGGTTAGGTTAACCCGGTCAAGACCCTCTGCCTCTACCGTCTGATCCAATCCAACCACCAAAACCGTCACATCAGCCTCTGAAACCGCCTTGACCGCTGCTGAAATCAGTGTTTGGTCACCGCATTTGACATCGTTACATCCCAGCTCGTAAACAACCTTTTCGGGTACATACTTTTGCAGCCCTTGTAAAGGGCTTGTGTACTTACAAGGCACACCCGCGTAGTTACTAATCATTACCTTTGTAGCATTTGCGTTTGGACCTATGACCGCAAGTTTTTTAACCGCGGTCTTTGACAATGGAAGATCTCCTCTGTTCTCAAGTAGTACAATCCCCTGCTTCGCGGCTTCCAGCGCAAGCATTTGATGGTCCTTGCTGCAAACATCAGACGGTCCAAGATGACCAAAGGGAAGCGATTTTGGATCTCCATCGAAGAATCCGAGCCTCATGAGAACAATGTAGTTGTAAATCAGCGCTTCATCAACTTCTGATCCGTTCAATTTCTTAAGCTTCACTGCATTCTCTGTGTACTTGCCTAGAAAATCTCCACAGTTCATGTTCAAACCTGTTTCAGACAGAACAACATAGTTTACTTCTCAAAGATCAAAAATGACATTTCTAATATAATGATTCTTTTGAGATGATCATCTAAAGTTTTTTGCCTGCTTTGAGAGCAATAGCAACTGCGTCTTCACGTGTCTTGGTGTAATGAATGTCGTCGAAATAGACCTGAATGGAATCACAATCCGAAACGATGTACCTGCGACCAGAAagattaaaagaaatcaatacgCCATTATATAACTCGATCTTCAGGTCGAACTGGTTCTTGTTAAGGGgcaagaaagtaaaaaacgTTACTGACCCATCAAGACGCCATTGGCCTCGGATAACTCCACGAAGAAGATTAGGGTCTGCACAAGTTGGGATACCATTAACTCTGTTGTAAGAACACATCACACTGCTCACATCTCCTTCCTCTACACAGCTCTTAAATGGCGGCTGATACGTGTCTTCCAAGTCTTGATTAGTTACCTTCCCACCAAAACAATCACAGATACATCAACATTTAAGATCAATTCTAAGGAATtgaaattttatgtatttatgtattaCCTTGGCGTCGAAGTGGAATCTATCGATGCCTTTCCAGTTATCAACATCGTAAGCAGTGTAATGCTTGCAGCAGCTAGAGACCTTAAGCCGCCGTGATTTTCCGGCGTCGTGAACGTCTTGTAAGCCCTTAACGTAGTTCACAGCGTATTTTGAAACAACGAGAGGATCCTCCCCTGGCGTCTCTTGACCACGACCCCATCTTGGATCTCTAAAGACGTTAACGTTGGGACTCCAATACGTTAGGCCAGCAAGTCCTACGTTGTGCATCGCTCGAGCCTCCGTAGAAACCACTTCTCCCATTTTTAGCCACAACGATGTGTTAAAGCTCGCTGCCGTTAATATCGTCGCCGGGAAACTAGTCGCTCCAGGCACAGTCCCGTTGAAACGCACCTtagaaaaaaagtcaaaaacgtTGGcgtttataacataaacaactCATGTATGATGTATgttcatcatattcatatatgtaCAATTATGATGCTTTTACCCCTGGTCCAACGTCGGAGACGCCGTGGAGAGCTTCCGACCACCACTCGTACGGAGGAACACCGAGCCTTGGAACTCCTGTGGCTTTGTTTACGAGTTGCTGGACTTTTTCCGTGAGGGAGAGACGTGAGATCAAATCTTTGGCGCGTGCTTCATACGACAACGAGACGTTACAGAAACCGTACTTAGCCGTCGCAGGGGCATTTTTATCACATGCAAAGTTCTTCTGAGACTCGCATAGTGATGAAACTAGAGCTGCTACTAGCAGAGAGATATTCACAAATCTTCTTACACTCATCTTTCTATGTTGTTTTCTCTTATGGAATGAAAGACAGAGTATGGGGTTAGTTTTATAGGCGGGAAGAGAAGTTAATTAGTTTTACTACCGTGATATTTTTACTTCATTAAAGTTAACTTAGTGCTGGCTTTAAAACATTTACTTCAACTTTAATGATGACATAACATCACTTGTTGgtgaatattttaaaagagaagTTAAATCTCCATGTGATGAAGTGTAAGAAGGACTAAGGACCATCTCTGTTTGTCTtatgatactaagatttttgtgtctcctagcaggttcaattaaccttaagtgttgtagtatttaaggtgtcaatccaaatgggatgttgctagcaatcaagatgtcatcaaggaatcacaagttaagccaattcaaagagtgtttttatctaagagtcctagaatgatcaaaatgcgaaatggaaatgagtcacagaacaagaaacaagaatgcatgacaagaagcgaaagtgaataaaaacgcaaacgattctaagcatgaacaaacgaaacagttccaagaatgtaataaaatcagaaagaaagaagtcctaaggatggggtaattgatgtcggtggagtattctagtctaaggagtgtttaacataccataagcaaagtatccctaaacaatgaacatcacaacttagctaatccaatctcttggcaaaagctactcagacgcaaccacttccatacctagctctcgctagagaaacgtggtcgagcaggcatgacagaCAAGTTCATTcgtgtcaacaaacatcctagacaactaatctcttaggctaggaacgtaagtctctggcactagttggtcagacatttcatcaaacaccttttgggtgcggaaatgtctcgaacctagttccaattgatcagagagaaacaagtaattctaactctagtccagaagggaattttacaatcaaagcttaaacactctacatcctaagatcctccacctaatctatcccatcctcaggaactaccacactactcagatccgaaaatcatagtcaaggatgcaaacacagaaatcattgaatcaagcataataagatagataaaaataagattaacaactttgtagaaggaatcaaatgcaaaatctcaataaatctcaacgatatcggaatacaagtctgagaacgtGTTTTGGATGCTAGGTTAAAAACCTTCTGGGAACGAAAACgagattaaaagataagatgtctccgcaaagacttaacaaaatgtatatatagtagtccaacatggaaagccctaaaacttaaaacgacaaggtaaagcgtcggttcggtaatctcctgaagcatgtgaaaccaaacgtctttcttcccgACATGTGCGATCAAGTCCATGTGCGTCGAATGGAATCCAATGTCATCATAGCTCGGATGGAaggctgaggagcatggctTGGACGGATAGCTCGGAcggaacggagatggtgacaatggctcggacgagacggagat
The Camelina sativa cultivar DH55 chromosome 15, Cs, whole genome shotgun sequence DNA segment above includes these coding regions:
- the LOC104748337 gene encoding RNA polymerase II C-terminal domain phosphatase-like 4, producing the protein MSVDKDLSSERPESKRQKKEPSFSLLSPDNCGHWYIRHGVCTVCRSKVDKNSQGRALDYHFDGLQLSQEALALTKRLTTNFSCLNMKKLHLVLDLDHTLIHSVRVRCLSEAEKYLIEEAGSTTREDLWKMKVRGDPIPAITIEYLLKLRPFVGDFLKEANELFTMYVYTKGTRRYAKAILKLIDPKKLYFGHRVITRNESPHAKTLDLVLADERGVVIVDDTRKAWPNHKSNLVLIGRYKYFRFESRLSKHHSEEKTDESENNGGLANVLKLLKEVHRRFFKVEEELESQDVRLLLKDVDFGRLRRLSRMITLGIDRI
- the LOC104746357 gene encoding uncharacterized protein LOC104746357 translates to MQQIEKRRLLCSCLFVFLLIQLQAMAELRSGVLFKLLEEMGVGKVRRDVDHRPVLLQIRSIIPVLAAGGLWPNKGFFLRISDSTHSMYVSLPREENDLVLYDKLQIGQLIFVEKLEFAYPVPMIKGIRPTPGRRVCIGDPIDLIPKERIEKFCGGISDIEQSYDQQVKRPRRTRWNNSSVSELNFTDLGLSKNLSSVMEEIDDTESMVSSCSSSLSSVARRRSWIGLSDNRKRRESLDPSMIKTHDHDSKHVSRARSSIAASPSASVRSYGGIEEKSSSSRTRRRDGVVSPSPRWAKSLSCGNGSNRSKNLLPPKSKTLESSDSISRKRSWTETEILWNSLPPKVVNLGKDVLRQRDTAIRAASQALLEASAAERLLKCLRSYSELSDKRNQHHQNQELRIGEFLSFQDELSKSRLIIQSLSTEETEHCNSNIVKTGDERREKATQWIKSALATDLKLVSLSASKPTQSPGRKALTLISQEIEDREGNTSEIDSELGQRKERLGRASSELRNWLREEGRSWYLSRVEKYLDEISNGTKWREMSSQQVGETMYQIKRVSDWLDAIVKGDKEEEEEEEEEVVMMMMTESETEACRRVRNKIYRILLKHVETTSLLSHQRSNIMSHHQQHLF
- the LOC104746355 gene encoding probable beta-D-xylosidase 5 → MSVRRFVNISLLVAALVSSLCESQKNFACDKNAPATAKYGFCNVSLSYEARAKDLISRLSLTEKVQQLVNKATGVPRLGVPPYEWWSEALHGVSDVGPGVRFNGTVPGATSFPATILTAASFNTSLWLKMGEVVSTEARAMHNVGLAGLTYWSPNVNVFRDPRWGRGQETPGEDPLVVSKYAVNYVKGLQDVHDAGKSRRLKVSSCCKHYTAYDVDNWKGIDRFHFDAKVTNQDLEDTYQPPFKSCVEEGDVSSVMCSYNRVNGIPTCADPNLLRGVIRGQWRLDGYIVSDCDSIQVYFDDIHYTKTREDAVAIALKAGLNMNCGDFLGKYTENAVKLKKLNGSEVDEALIYNYIVLMRLGFFDGDPKSLPFGHLGPSDVCSKDHQMLALEAAKQGIVLLENRGDLPLSKTAVKKLAVIGPNANATKVMISNYAGVPCKYTSPLQGLQKYVPEKVVYELGCNDVKCGDQTLISAAVKAVSEADVTVLVVGLDQTVEAEGLDRVNLTLPGYQEKLVRDVANAAKKTVVLVIMSAGPIDISFVKNLSKISAVLWVGYPGQAGGDAIAQVIFGDYNPSGRLPETWYSQEFADKVAMTDMNMRPNSTSGFPGRSYRFYTGNPIYNFGYGLSYSSFSTFVLSAPSFIHIKTNPILKLNKTTSVDISTVNCHDLKIRIVIGVKNHGLRSGSHVVLMFWKPPKCSKSLVGGGVPQTQLIGFERVEVGRSMTEKVTIEFDVCKELSLVDTNGKRKLVTGHHTLVIGSNSDQQIYHHLNVRLAGDSTVSI
- the LOC104746356 gene encoding uncharacterized protein LOC104746356, translated to MEGLIPYLIHAIKKDHNRDHQMYRSMSVGSSRSYRPLMMGQEGEGSSSVHGSSHRRTRSEYNPPVVMDMFDQRSSGFGQKFVNKDSSSQDIATKT